A single region of the Pieris rapae chromosome 21, ilPieRapa1.1, whole genome shotgun sequence genome encodes:
- the LOC110998114 gene encoding sialin-like, with amino-acid sequence MIFFGYFLVYIVRYNLSVHIVDMVELSNKFIITYYNETDILRTKAKLYGMDLLNWNENNIALLLAAYHIGYCICFPIFHTMGDRFGPTWVVGAAGISSGILNCLVPSAACFSFWLFFILRILNGFCAGAMLPSMIQVLRHWVPPVERHYFMWAYCGITTGTCSTFLICAAVQYYYKWSVGFYVCGAMQILWASIWLLVVNDSPDKHSFISKDEQNYLRDTIGSVFTIHLTNSQAPWQIILRSIPFWAVSILNFGYAWIIISLCLHGPIYYTLILGYSIYEASALTALPFLLRLILGTISIQSYFWYKQNTNIKRIKHIKKYFIVVSHVIPGVLISAAWLVPINPGPALLTIAVALTAAGMDLTLDICYKLSPTYVNSINTVVKIIGNFPGIIVPFCVGEVTHRFKNTITVWRYVWSFHGSMLLICGCIFLLWGDTKTQSWNNIRHR; translated from the exons atgatattttttggaTATTTCCTCGTATACATTGTACGTTATAATCTAAGTGTTCATATAGTTGATATGGTGGAGTTatcgaataaatttattataacctaTTATAATGAGACTGATATTTTGAGGACTAAAGCGAAATTA TATGGTATGGATTTGCTTAATtggaatgaaaataatattgcccTATTATTAGCAGCATATCACATTggatattgtatttgttttccaATATTCCACACCATGGGTGATCG TTTTGGACCTACATGGGTTGTGGGAGCCGCTGGGATATCCTCAGGAATACTTAATTGTTTGGTGCCGTCCGCTGCATGCTTTAGCTTCTGGCTGTTCTTCATCTTGCGCATTTTGAACGGATTTTGTGCG GGTGCAATGTTACCCAGTATGATTCAAGTTTTAAGGCACTGGGTCCCGCCAGTCGAGCGTCATTATTTTATGTGGGCTTATTGTG GTATAACAACGGGGACTTGTTCCACATTCCTTATTTGCGCGGCAgttcaatattattacaaatggtCAGTTGGTTTCTATGTCTGTGGTGCGATGCAAATATTATGGGCATCCATTTGGCTCCTGGTTGTCAACGACTCCCCCGACAAACATTCCTTTATATCAAAGGACGAACAGAACTATTTGCGGGACACCATCGGATCTGTTTTTACAATACAT ctaaCAAATTCTCAAGCACCCTGGCAGATAATTTTGAGGTCTATTCCATTTTGGGCTGTTAGCATCCTTAATTTTGGATACGCATGGATAATTATCTCATTATGTCTTCATGGACCGATTTATTATACACTTATATTGGGCTATAGTATTTACGAG gcATCCGCGCTGACGGCTCTACCATTTCTTTTAAGATTGATTTTGGGAACTATATCTATTCAAAGTTACTTCtggtataaacaaaatacaaacattaagaGAATAAAGCACATCAAGAAGTATTTTATAGTTGTTT ctCACGTAATCCCAGGTGTTTTGATATCAGCTGCATGGTTGGTACCAATAAACCCTGGGCCTGCTCTTCTGACCATCGCTGTCGCATTGACAGCTGCTGGAATGGATCTTACATTAGACATTTGTTAC AAGCTGTCTCCGACCTACGTAAATTCGATAAATACAGTTGTTAAAATTATCGGAAATTTTCCAGGGATAATTGTGCCGTTTTGTGTGGGAGAAGTGACGCATAGGTTTAaa AATACAATAACAGTATGGAGGTATGTGTGGTCTTTCCATGGATCAATGCTCCTTATTTGTGGCTGCATATTCCTTTTATGGGGTGACACTAAGACACAATCATGGAATAATATACGTCACAGGTGA
- the LOC110998113 gene encoding arginyl-tRNA--protein transferase 1 isoform X1 produces the protein MPRSIIEYFAENEKSKCGYCKKPASNYSHGLWAHSMSVSDYQDLIDRGWRRSGKYCYKPTLDIICCPMYTIRCRALEFKASKSQKKVLKRFNKYLTGEYDLASAERKASSSSEEMNVDESGGELFVKCKQEPLKIDIEADLKYNDSPGDSKCEDTVQPSNSNYKSGSDKIKVNSNTEQGPDPTKPSCKKAKQMRIERKLEKLKAQGKDINIVTNTRSKEKQIEDFIKDLPEETKNKLEIKLVRTTSSSAEWRATANETHAVYVKYQMAIHGDTAEKCTEPKFREFLVQSPLVEEYSEVGPPCGYGSFHQQYRLNGKIIAVGVLDILPKCVSSVYFFYDPQYTNLTMGTYGTLREIEFTRHLHLICPELKYYYMGFYIHSCKKMRYKGAFTPSDLLCPETYNWFPIKDCIPKLEQSPYSRLDPDLSRVDKNIPTDIDINFIPVLCKSQLLSYKVYRKKEGKRNDDAQEIVQYANLVGAKSAKSLILVR, from the exons ATGCCAAGAAGTATCATAGAATATTTTGCGGAAAATGAAAAAAGTAAATGTGGATATTGCAAGAAGCCTGCATCAAATTATAGCCATG GTTTATGGGCCCATTCAATGTCCGTTTCGGACTACCAAGACCTCATAGACAGAGGCTGGAGACGATCaggaaaatattgttacaaacCAACCTTAGATATTATTTGCTGCCCCATGTATACTATTAG atgcAGAGCATTAGAATTTAAAGCATCCAAGTCACAGAAGaaagtattaaaaagatttaataagtatttaactGGTGAATATGATCTGGCGAGTGCTGAAAGAAAAGCATCAAGTTCGAGTGAGGAAATGAATGTAGATGAATCTGGTGGTGAactttttgttaaatgtaaacAGGAGCCACTTAAAATTGATATTGAGGCAGACCTTAAGTATAATGACAGCCCAGGTGATAGTAAGTGTgaag ATACTGTACAACCatctaattcaaattataaatcgGGGTCAGACAAAATCAAAGTAAACAGCAATACAG AGCAGGGTCCTGATCCTACTAAACCTTCTTGTAAAAAAGCTAAACAGATGAGAATAGAACGTAAATTAGAAAAACTTAAAGCCCAAGggaaagatataaatattgtcaCAAATACTCGAAGTAAAGAGAAACAAATTGAAGACTTTATTAAAGATCTGCCAGaggaaactaaaaataaattagag ATAAAATTAGTTAGAACAACTTCATCAAGTGCGGAATGGAGAGCAACAGCCAACGAAACACATGCAGTGTATGTCAAATACCAAATGGCTATTCATGGAGACACTGCAGAGAAATGTACCGAACCAAAGTTTAGAGAATTCCTTGTGCAGAGTCCATTAgtg gaggAATACTCCGAAGTGGGTCCACCCTGCGGCTATGGTTCCTTCCACCAACAATACAGGTTAAATGGCAAAATAATAGCAGTGGGTGTACTGGATATATTGCCAAAGTGTGTTTCTTCTGTATATTTCTTCTATGATCCACAGTATACAAACCTCACTATGGGCACTTATGGAACATTGAg aGAGATTGAATTTACGCGCCATCTCCATTTAATATGCCCTGAACTAAAATACTATTACATGGGCTTCTACATACActcatgtaaaaaaatgagATATAAGGGCGCTTTCACACCGTCGGACCTCCTTTGCCCCGAGACCTACAATTGGTTTCCAATTAAGGACTGTATACCAAAATTAGAACAATCCCCATACTCAAGACTTGATCCGGACTTGAGTAgagttgataaaaatatcccaactgatattgatattaattttatcccGGTTTTGTGTAAAAGTCAATTGTTGTCATATAAAGTCTATCGGAAGAAAGAAGGTAAGAGAAATGATGATGCTCAGGAAATAGTGCAGTATGCAAATTTGGTTGGTGCAAAGTCTGCTAAAAGCTTAATTTTGGTTAggtaa
- the LOC110998113 gene encoding arginyl-tRNA--protein transferase 1 isoform X2 — MPRSIIEYFAENEKSKCGYCKKPASNYSHGLWAHSMSVSDYQDLIDRGWRRSGKYCYKPTLDIICCPMYTIRCRALEFKASKSQKKVLKRFNKYLTGEYDLASAERKASSSSEEMNVDESGGELFVKCKQEPLKIDIEADLKYNDSPGDNTVQPSNSNYKSGSDKIKVNSNTEQGPDPTKPSCKKAKQMRIERKLEKLKAQGKDINIVTNTRSKEKQIEDFIKDLPEETKNKLEIKLVRTTSSSAEWRATANETHAVYVKYQMAIHGDTAEKCTEPKFREFLVQSPLVEEYSEVGPPCGYGSFHQQYRLNGKIIAVGVLDILPKCVSSVYFFYDPQYTNLTMGTYGTLREIEFTRHLHLICPELKYYYMGFYIHSCKKMRYKGAFTPSDLLCPETYNWFPIKDCIPKLEQSPYSRLDPDLSRVDKNIPTDIDINFIPVLCKSQLLSYKVYRKKEGKRNDDAQEIVQYANLVGAKSAKSLILVR, encoded by the exons ATGCCAAGAAGTATCATAGAATATTTTGCGGAAAATGAAAAAAGTAAATGTGGATATTGCAAGAAGCCTGCATCAAATTATAGCCATG GTTTATGGGCCCATTCAATGTCCGTTTCGGACTACCAAGACCTCATAGACAGAGGCTGGAGACGATCaggaaaatattgttacaaacCAACCTTAGATATTATTTGCTGCCCCATGTATACTATTAG atgcAGAGCATTAGAATTTAAAGCATCCAAGTCACAGAAGaaagtattaaaaagatttaataagtatttaactGGTGAATATGATCTGGCGAGTGCTGAAAGAAAAGCATCAAGTTCGAGTGAGGAAATGAATGTAGATGAATCTGGTGGTGAactttttgttaaatgtaaacAGGAGCCACTTAAAATTGATATTGAGGCAGACCTTAAGTATAATGACAGCCCAGGTGATA ATACTGTACAACCatctaattcaaattataaatcgGGGTCAGACAAAATCAAAGTAAACAGCAATACAG AGCAGGGTCCTGATCCTACTAAACCTTCTTGTAAAAAAGCTAAACAGATGAGAATAGAACGTAAATTAGAAAAACTTAAAGCCCAAGggaaagatataaatattgtcaCAAATACTCGAAGTAAAGAGAAACAAATTGAAGACTTTATTAAAGATCTGCCAGaggaaactaaaaataaattagag ATAAAATTAGTTAGAACAACTTCATCAAGTGCGGAATGGAGAGCAACAGCCAACGAAACACATGCAGTGTATGTCAAATACCAAATGGCTATTCATGGAGACACTGCAGAGAAATGTACCGAACCAAAGTTTAGAGAATTCCTTGTGCAGAGTCCATTAgtg gaggAATACTCCGAAGTGGGTCCACCCTGCGGCTATGGTTCCTTCCACCAACAATACAGGTTAAATGGCAAAATAATAGCAGTGGGTGTACTGGATATATTGCCAAAGTGTGTTTCTTCTGTATATTTCTTCTATGATCCACAGTATACAAACCTCACTATGGGCACTTATGGAACATTGAg aGAGATTGAATTTACGCGCCATCTCCATTTAATATGCCCTGAACTAAAATACTATTACATGGGCTTCTACATACActcatgtaaaaaaatgagATATAAGGGCGCTTTCACACCGTCGGACCTCCTTTGCCCCGAGACCTACAATTGGTTTCCAATTAAGGACTGTATACCAAAATTAGAACAATCCCCATACTCAAGACTTGATCCGGACTTGAGTAgagttgataaaaatatcccaactgatattgatattaattttatcccGGTTTTGTGTAAAAGTCAATTGTTGTCATATAAAGTCTATCGGAAGAAAGAAGGTAAGAGAAATGATGATGCTCAGGAAATAGTGCAGTATGCAAATTTGGTTGGTGCAAAGTCTGCTAAAAGCTTAATTTTGGTTAggtaa